GTGGAAGCGTCGAGGCCGACTCCCCAAGGCCGTCTGGTCCGAGTGGCCGGAGCAGATGGACTGGAAGGACGGTCAGCGGGGGACGGTGTGGTTGACGGACGCGAACGAGGAGAACGCCCCCGCTCGCGCGATCGCCACGAGCGATGGAGGCCGGACCTGGAGCAACCTCGAGCAACCGCCCCGGGTTCCTCCCCCGGAGCCACCCTTGGAGGCACGGGGCCCCACGGGAGTTCTCTGGAAGGTGACACCGGAGGAGCGGACGATCCGCGTGGAGCGCCAGGAGAACGGCGCCCCCCCGGAGGTCCGCGTCCTGCTGCCCGTGTCCTGGCGGCGCGAGGGGAAGAAGCTCGTCCCCGCCGGCTGACAGAAGCGTCCGCTCACCATGAGTCGTCGGGCACGGTCCAGCCACGGCGTGGGGCAGCAGCCAATCCTTGTAAAACTTGACTTCACCGAAATAACTGGAGAAGCATCCGAGCCCCACGTCCTACCCCACGAAGGAGTGCCCGATGCCCTCCCCCCGGTCGCGCCCCCGTCGTCCCTCCCGGCGAGGCGTCCGCGTCGCCACCACCCTCCTCATCGCCGCGACCGCCGGAGTGACGGCGGGCACCGCCTGGGCGATCAACGCGCCCACCGTCTACGCTCGCAACCCGACGGCCGGCACGTCCTTCCTCAACCACACCGCGCTGCTCGGCGGCATCAACGACAAGCCGTGGTTCGAGGCGAACATTCCCTTCCTCGAGGTGCCGGACGCGCAGATCCAGGCCGTCTATTACTACCGCTGGCAGACCTACAAGGAGCACCTGGTCTACACCGGGGCGGAGTATGGCTACCTGTCCAACGAGTTCCTCACCCCGGTGTTCTACGGAGCGCCTTACGGCGGCATCGTCGCGGCGGCCGGCCACCACATCAACGAGGGCCGCTGGCTGCGTGATCAGCAGTACGTGAAGGACGTCATCAACTACTGGCTCGCGGGGCCCGGACAGTTCCCCAAGCCCATGATCGAGTCGGTGAACCCCAACACGTCCGACTGGGCCCACGAGTACAGCTTCTGGGCCGCCAGCTCCGTGTGGCAGCACTACCTGGTCACCGGGGACAAGGCGTTCGCCATCGGCCAGCTACCCAACCTCATCAAGCAGTACCGGGGCTGGGACAACCAATTCAACTCCGCGCTCGGCCTTTATTGGCAGGTGCCCGTCTGGGACGCCACCGAGCTGACCCCCGCGTCCTACGAGTCCCCGGACCCGTACCACGGCGGACCGGGCTACCGGCCCACCATCAATGCCTACCAGTATGGGGATGCCCGCGCCATCGCCCAGCTCGCCACCCTGGCGGGCGACTCCACCACCGCCACGGAATACAACAACCGGGCGAGCGCGCTGAAGACCGCGACCCGGGCCCGGTTGTGGGACCCGAACCGCTCCTTCTTCTTCCACATGCATCGCGACAACAACCCGGGCAACACCCTGCTCGGCACTCGCGAGGAGCACGGCTTCGTGCCCTGGATGTTCCACCTGCCGCAGGCCTCGGACTCCGCCGCGTTCGCGCAGCTGCTGGATCCCCAGGGGTTCGCCTCGCCCTACGGGCCCACCACGGTCGAGCGGCGCAGCAAGTGGTTCAACCACGAGGCCTCCAAGGGCTGCTGCCGCTGGATCGGACCGTCCTGGCCCTACGAGACCTCGCAGACCCTCACGGGCCTGGCCAACCTGCTCATCGACTACCCCGCGCAGACGACCATCACCCCGGCCCACTACGTGAGCCTGCTGCGCGGCTACGCGTTGACGCAGTACAAGAATGGCGTCCCCTACGTCGCCGAGGCCCATGACGCCGATACCGACAAGTGGATCTACGACGGGGGCGGCCACAGCGAGGACTACAACCACTCCACCTACAACGACAACGTCATCTCCGGACTCATCGGCGTGCGCGGCCAGGCCGACAACACGCTGACGATCCGGCCGCTCGCCCCGGCGTCGTGGGACTACTTCGCGCTGGAGAACCTCCCGTACCACGGCCACAACGTCACCGTGCTGTGGGACCGGCTCGGCACCCGGTACGACCAGGGCGTGGGTCTGCACCTCTACGTCGACGGGGTGAAGGTCGCCAGCCAGACGGGCCTGGGTGCCGTCACGATCAACGTGGGCGCCCCGCTCATGCAGTCCAACGGCGGGGGCAAGGTCAACTTCGCCGCCAATGGCCAGCGCATCGCGAACAAGGCACAACCCTTCGCGTCGTACACGTTCGGCGGCGCCGGGGACAACGCCTGGAACGCGATCGACGGCCTCATCTTCCGCAATGGCATTCCCCAGAACACCCGCTGGACCACGTACGCGACCACCCAGGCGAGTGACTTCTTCGGCGTGAAGTTCCAGCACCCCGTCACGACCTCGGACGTGCGGCTGTATTTCTATGACGACGGCGGGGGCGTGCGCACGCCCAGGAGCTATGACCTGCAGTACTGGACGGGCAGTGCCTGGGCGAGCGTGCCCAACCAGACGCGGACGCCCGCGGAGCCCACGGCCACCACGGTCAACCAGATCACCTTCCCCCCCCTGACCACGACCCAGTTGCGCGTGGTCGCGCCCAACGCCGGTGGTGGCACTGGCTGGGGTCTCAGCGAGTTCGAGGCCTGGTCGGCCCCGGTCTTCCTCCTGCAGAACGTCAACAGCGACAAGCTGCTGGCCGTGTCCTCCGCCTCGCAGGACCCGAGCGCCAACGTGCAGCAGTACGCCGACAACGGGACGCTGGACCACCAGTGGGAGCTGGTGGACGCGGGCGGCGGCTGGTTCAAGGTCGTCAACCTCAACAGCGGCCTCGTGCTGGCCGTGCGCAACGCCTCCAAGGCCCTGAGCGCGCAGATCCAGCAGTCTCCGGACAGCGGCACGAGCGAGCAGCACTGGCGGTTCGTCGACGCGGGCAGCGGCCAGTTCAAGATCGTCAACCGCAACAGCGGGCTCGTCCTCGGCGTCGACGGCATGTCCAAGTCGGACAGCGCCAACGTGGTGCAGTTCAGCGACAACGGGACGCAGGATCACCTCTGGCGGATGGAGCCGGCCTGGCAGCCCCAGCTCTTCACCGACGACTTCGAGGGCAATACGGCCAGCCAGTGGTCGCCGCAGCAGGGCACCTGGTCGCTCTGCCGCCCCGTGTCCTACGAGTACTGCGCGACCGGGACGGGAGAGAACCTCGCGCTGGCTGGCAACGCCGGCTGGCGGGCGTACACGATGGACGCCTCGGTGCTCGCCAACGGCGCACCGCTCAACGCCGGCATCGCACTGGTGGCCCGCGCCCAGGACGCGAGCCACTACTACCAGGCGGAGTTCAAGCGCACGAGTGCCGGCTACGAGTGGACGGTGTCGAAGAACGACGGGGGCACGTGGACGGTCCTGGCCAGCGGCCCCTACACCTGGCCATCTGGCGCGGGCAAGTACATGAACATCCGCTTCTCGGTGCAGGGCGACACGCTGACCCTGGGGGTCTGGCAGCCCGGCGGCACGTGGCAGACGCTGGGCACGGGCCGCGATGCGCAGTACACCTCCGGCCGCATGGGCCTGCGCACCTGGGGTGGGCTCACGGGCAGCTTCGACATCGTGCACGTCCACGCCGGGTAGCGCCGTGGGCTTGAGAGCCAGCCTGATACCTGGGCTCGACACCTATGGCGCGGGGCCCATGGTCGGTGGGCGCATCGCGCTGCCAGCCGGCCTCGTGGGCGTGATGTCAGAAGCTGGCACCGTGCAACGGGCCTGCGTCCGGTCCCTGACGCGGGGCGACGTGCTGTTGGTGCTCGAGGCGATGAAGATGGAATCGTCGCGTCACGGCGGTGAACGTCACGATCGGGGCGCGGGTGTCGGCACGCCACGTCGTCGCGGTCGTCTCACCCGAAGGAAATGGGGGCAGCATGAGTGAAGCATTGATGTCAGCGACCCAGGAAGCGCAGTACAAGCGCATCAGCCAGATCTCGCTGGGAGGCATCATCCACCGGTCGGCGCTGCGCTGGCCGGAGAAGACGGCGCTCGTCGAGGGGAAGCTCGAGCTCTCCTATGCGGAGCTCGACCGGCGTTCGAACGCGTTCGCGCACTACCTGCTCGCGCAGGGCCTTCCCCGGGGCGCACGCATCGCCATGCTCTGCGGCAACTCGGCGCAGATGATCACCGCGTTCATCGGCATCTACAAGGCGGGCCTCGTCTGGGTGCCGATCAACACCGGCCTCGCCGTGGATGCCATCCGCTACATCCTCGAGCATTCCGAGGCGACGCACATCGTCATCGACACCGAGTTCCTCGTGGAGCCGGAGCCGCGGGCGATGCTCGACGCGCTCGGCACCCACATCATCGTCTGCGTCCCCGAGGGGCAGGCCTCGCCGGGCGGTAACACGGCCGCCTTCCTCGACACGCTGAAGGGCCAGCACCTCACCCCGCCGGAGGTGGACATCGAGAGCGGCCAGCTCTCCCAGATCATGTACACGAGTGGCACCACCGGCCAACAGAAGGGGGTCATGCACTCGCACGAGTCGGTGCACGCGGCGCTCAGTGGAAACCTGTTCGAGCTCGGGCTGCGGCCGAGCGACTCCACCCTCTGCGTGCTTCCGATGTTCCACTGCGCGCAGCACGCCGTCTCGATGTCGTTCCTGCTCGCCGGCGGGACTGTCGTCGTGAGGCGCGCCTTCGAGCCGGGTGCGATGCTCGCGACCATCGAGCAGCGCGGCATCACGATCCTGCTGGGCCTGCCGATCATGTACGGCGCGATGCTCGCCCACCCGACGCGTCTGGCGACGAAGCTGTCCAGCCTGCGCCTGTGCCTCTACGTCATGGCGCCGATGGCGCGCACGCTGCTCTTGGAGCTCATCGAGAAGTTCTGCCCGGGAGGCTTCGCGCTCGCGTCGGGGCAGACGGAGATGTACCCGGCGACGACCATCTTCAAGCCGGAGCAGCAGCTCAAGCGGTTCGGTTCGTACTGGGGTGAAACGGTCGTGACGAACGAGACGGCCATCATGAACGACGAAGGCCGACTGCTCGGGCGCGGCGAGGTGGGAGAAATCGTCCATCGCGGGCCGAACGTGATGCTCGGCTACTACAAGGACCCGGAGGCGACCGCGCGGGCGTTCGCGTTCGGCTGGCACCACACCGGTGACCTCGGCGTATTCGACTCCGACGGCCAGCTCCTGTTCGTGGACCGCAAGAAGGACATGATCAAGACCGGTGGCGAGAACGTCCCGTCCATCAAGGTGGAGGAGGTCCTCCTGCGTCACCCCGCGGTCCTGCAGGTCGCGGTCGTGGGCCTACCGCACCCACGCTGGTCCGAGGCGGTCACCGGCTTCGTCGTGCTCAAGCCCGGCGCCTCCGCGACCGTGGCCGACATCATCGACCACTGCCGCCAGAACCTCGGTGGGTTCGAGGTGCCCAAGTCCATCGTCCTGCTCCCGACGATGCCGCAGACGACCACCGGCAAGGCACAGAAGTTCGTACTGCGGCAACAGTACAAGCGGCACTACGGAGACGTGAACGGGGCCACATAGCGCCACGGGGCCCCCTTCCCTCCCCCTCTCTACTGGCCTCCCACTCGCCCCATGGGGGCATGCGTTTTGCCCAGTCATGGTCATCTTCCATCGCTATCAACGGAGAGGTCCCATGAGACAGACGCGCACCCTTGCCACCCCCGAGCAGGGCTTCGCCAGGTCCCGGCGGTCCTCGCTGCTGGCGGCCATTTTCTTGATGGCGACCTCCGCCATCGGGCCCGGATTCATCACGCAGACCGCCACGTTCACCGCCACGACGGGAGCCGCCTTTGCGTTCGGCATCCTCGCATCGGTCCTGATCGACTTCGTCGTGCAGGTGAACATCTGGCGCATGATCACGGTGACCCGCATGCGGGCGTCCGACCTGGCCAACGCCGCCATCCCTGGCAGCGGGCATGTGCTGGCAGTGCTGGTGATCTTTGGGGGCCTCGTGTTCAACGTGGGAAACATCGCGGGCTCGGGGCTCGGGCTGAACGCCATGCTGGGTCTCGATGTGAAGTGGGGCGGCCTGCTGAGCGCGCTGCTGGCCATTGGCATCTTTTCGTCCAAGCGCGCTGGCGTGGCGGTGGACCGCCTGATCATCGTGCTGGGTGTCGTGATGGTCGTGCTGACGGCATTTGTGGCTTTCGTGTCGAATCCGCCGCTGGGCGAGGCGCTGAGACAGACCGTGTGGCCCGACACCATCAACTTCGCGACCATCACCACCATCGTGGGCGGCACGGTGGGCGGCTACATCACCTATTCCGGGGCGCATCGCCTGCTTGACAAGGGCACGGTGGGTATCGAGAACCTGGAGGCGGTGACACAAGGCGCGCTGAAGGGGATCGCGGTCACCGGACTGATGCGCTACGTGCTGTTCCTGGCCGTGCTGGGCGTGGTCGCCAGCGGCGTCGCCATCGATGTGTCCGGCAAGAATGCCAATCCGGCGGCCCAGGCGTTTCAGGCAGCAGGCGGCCAGATCGGCCTGCGCGTGTTCGGCCTCATCCTCTGGGCCGCCGCCATCACGAGCGTGATCGGCGCCGCCTACACGTCGATGTCGTTCATCAACACGTTCAAGAAGGATGTGACCGAGACCGGCCGCAACCGCGCGACCGTGGTCTTCATCCTGATCTCGCTCGCGGTGTTCATGGCACTGGGCATGGCGCCCGCAGCGCTGCTCGTCTTTGCTGGCGGCTTCAACGGCCTCGTCCTGCCGCTGGGCCTCTCTATCTTCATGTCCGTGGGCTGGAAACGCGCCGATCTGATGGGCGGCTACCGCTACCCTCGCTGGCTGCTGGTGCTGGGCACCCTGACGTGCGCGCTGACCTGGTGGATGGGGTACAAATCTATCGGACCCATTTTTGCTTTCCTGTCGATGTAAAACAGGCTTTTGAAGATACTCCAAGGCCATGGTGCCGCCTGGGCTGGGCGCCAAGGCGGCGGACGGAGTGCGAGCGATACCGAGGCGTGGCGCGGGCCGTCAGTAGGGCTTGTCGCCCTTCTCGATTCCGAAGGCGGACGGGGGCGCGTAGGTGCCGTTCACCGTCGTGCCGCCGTTGTGGATGGCGGGGAAGATTGGCTGCATGTTCTGCGGGAACCCGAACACGGGCTTCGTGAGCGAATCGAGGCGGCCCAGCTCCTCGGCCGTGAGCTTCACGTCCACCCCCTTCACGTTGTCCTCGAGCTGCGCGAGCCGCCGCGCGCCAATGATGGTGGACGTCACGCCCGGCTGCGCCTGCACCCACGCCAGCGCCACGCGCGCCACGGTGCTCTCGTGCGCCCGGGCAATGGCCTCCAGCGCGTCCACGACGGCGTAGGTCCGCTCGTTCAGGAACGGGTCCAGGAACGCCCCCCGATCACCCTTCTGTTGCCCCGCGTTCGCGCGCGTGTACTTGCCACTGAGCGCTCCGCTCTTGAGCGGCGACCAGGGAGTGATGCCCAGGCCGAACTCGCGCGCCATCGGCACGAGCTCCTGCTCCACGGTGCGCTCCAACAGCGAGTACTCAATCTGGAGTCCGATGAACGCCGACCAGCCGCGGAAGCGCGCCAGCATGTTGGCTTCGACGATCTTCCACGCCGGCGTGTCGGAGACGCCCAGGTAGCGCACCTTGCCCGCGCGGACGAGGTCCTCGAGCGCGGCCATCGTCTCCTCGATGGGCGTGTGCACGTCCCAGTTATGCAGCCAGTACAGATCGATGTAGTCCGTCTGCAGGCGGCGCAGCGAGTTCTCGCACGCCGAGATGATGGACTTGCGGCCGGAGCCGCCGCCGTTCGGGTCTCCCGGGTAGAGGTTTCCGCTGAACTTGGTCGCGATGACCAGGCGGTCGCGCCGGGCGGGGTGGCGTCCGACGTGGTCACCGATGATCTTCTCGGAGTGGCTCTTCGTATAGAGGTTCGCCGTATCGATGAAGTTGCCGCCGAGCTCGATGTACCGGTCGATGATCCGCTGGGACTCCTCGACGCTGGACCCCCAGCCGAGGGCTTCACCGAATGTCATCGCACCGAGGCACAGCGGGCTGACGCGAAGGCCCGAGCGGCCGAGCGTCACATAATGATCAAGAGGCATGGAGGGCTCCAGGGGACGTGCTACCGTGGGGAGGCCAGAATGATTCAGCCTTAAACCAATTTAATTTGGAACCATTTTCCGCGCAACGAACCATGTCGAAAATCGACCCGGCGAAGATCTGGTCGCTGAGCTACCGCCTGCTGATGTCGGTGATCTCCCACGTCACCCCGGACGTCGTCACATTGGGGGTGGAGACCAAGGAGTTGTTCGTGCTCGCGGCGCTGGAGGAGCACCCCTACCCCGCGGAGCTGGCGGCGACCCTGAGCATGCCCAAGCCGACGGTGACGGTGTACGTGAAGCGGCTCGAGGCCGCGGGCCTGGTGAGCCGGGAGATCGACGCCGCGGACATGCGGCGCCACCGCCTGCGGCTCACGCCCGCCGGGCGCAAGGTGATGCAACAGGGCATGAAGCTGTTGTCGGACGCGTTCGGCGAGCGGCTCGGCCGCCTGAGCGCCTCGCAGCAGGAGGAGCTGCGGATGTTGCTGGAGAAGATGGGCTGAGGTTGCCTGCCTCCCCGGAGGAAGCCCCTATTTCCAGAAGCCCTCGTGCACCTCATGGGCCTCCGGCAGCGCCACCGGACCCACCACCTCGGTGGGCGCGGAGCCGCGGGCGAAGACGTCGCGGCAGGACATGCGAAGGGTGGGCGCGGAGGAGTCGAGGAACTGGCTCAGCTCCTCGGAGGAGAGCGCGAAGACGACCCGCCGCACACCGCCCCAGAAGATGGCACCCGCGCACATGGCGCAGGGCTCGGTACTGGCGTAGAGGGTGGAGCCAGCGAGTTCCTCGGGACGATATCGCCGGGTCGCCTCGCCCATGAGGTTGGACTCCGCGTGGCCGGTGCAGTCCCCCGTCGTTCCCTGGGTGTTCTCTCCCTCCAGCAGGACGCGTCCCCTCGCGTCCACCAGCACCGAGCCGAAGGGGTGGTTTCCCCGAGCCCGGGCCCGTCTTGCGAGGTCGATGGCGTGCACCAGGTGCTGCTTGTCATCCGGTCGCATGTGTCCCTCGTTGTCCATGTGCATGAGCAGGGTAGCGCGGCGGGGAGCCGGTCGACATCGGCAGATGTGGCGTAGTGCGTCGTGCAACAGAGGGCCGCTGGCGGGTGCCGCCGAGCCGTGCCCCAGGCCAGTGGACTGGCCGTGCGGCTCCCGTTGGGGCCCACGCCTGCAAGCGGTTGCTGTCCTGCATCGGAGCGTGTACCGTGAATGACCTTGGGTTTCACTGACCAGAGAGTTGCAATGTCGATAGCCGATGACCTTGTCGACCATGTGATCGAGTCACACCAAAGCACGGACGAGACAAACAAGAGGTTGCGGGATCTGACGGCTGGGATGGGGATGTTCTTTGCGTCCGGGACCGCCAAACGGCTCCTGAAAAGCTCAGAGACAGAGGCGGTATGGAAAAACTACGTCACCGACAAAGGCGAGCCCATCGCCAACGTGCGCATCGCGACGATCGACCTGAACTCGATCTTCGAGCGGCAGGTGCTCTTTCTGAAGCAGACCAGCTCCGACCCACGTGCGCAGGACGGCTCGTCCGGCAATAGAGCTGGTTCAGAGAGCCCTCCCATCCTGAGATTCTACCCCCATCTCATCGGTTGGGTGGTCCAGTACCTGGAACGGCTCCTGACGACGGAATTGGCTCCATTGGCGGCAATCGCCAAAGCCGCGGCTGATTCGAGCAATGACGCTGGCAGTCGCAGAGCCATCATCAGCCTCGACTATTACTCGGACCGGTCGACGACCACGAGCGTGCTGCACAAGGACACGACTGGAATCACGCTGTTCGTCGCACTTCACTACATCAATCCGGAACCGATGTTGGGTCCCGAGTACATCTTCGACAAGTGGCCCATCGGCTCGACCGAAGGTGCCAAACACAACTTCAGCCCCTACGACAAGGGCAGTAACGGGGGAGAGGACGTGCGATTCCACGCCCCGTGGACGAAATCCAGGGGACACTACTACTGGCCGAGAAAACTCCTGGAAGAACTCGAGGAGGCGAGAGCCCAACTCCCGGACGACTCGACTCTTCACCACGTGGATCTCAGCCCGTATGGGCTTGTTTCATTCGTCGACGAGCTGATCTACCACGCCACCCCACTCAACCGGACCCGGCTCGAATCAGACAAGGACAAGCTCTTCCGGGACGTTACATTCTCCAGCCGGAAATACAAAGTCCTCCCACAGGGGCTCACCAGAACCGTCAGTATGAAGCTCAAACAGGGAGAAACGCTTACCAGCCTCACCGGAGGCTCGACCAAGCGCTGCTTCATCAGACTCTGGATCTCAGTCTGCGACGCATCCTGGTACAATCCGGTGTATACATATACTCGCGGTTAGTACCAGGTGTGTGTCATCGAGCTGTTCTCGCGGGGCACTGATGCAACCCTTCAGTCGCCCTCTCCGGCGGTCAGGGGAAGGGACCCGGATGAGAGAGAGAGGGAGCGGTAGGTATCCAGGAAGCCGTGACAGATATCACCCTGCCCCGGGAACAGGGCCTCGGTCGCTTTCGGAAGCAGGTACCAGGGAATCGTTGGGTAGTGGTGGTGGGTATAGTGAAAACCGTTATTGTGATGCAGGAAGTTGGTGATCGGGCTGAGGTTGGAGCGGATCCCGGTGCGGGTCCGGTAGTGGTCGGTGATCTCCGACCAATATAGATAACTTTGACACGACCAGAAGAAGGGGATCAGCCAGTAAAGCACCAGCAGGTGGAGTACCCCGAGCGCGGCGCAGATCAGCAAGACCACGGCCCAGAAGGCGACGATCTTGCGCCCCTCCTTCCAGGGCCGCAGGGACAACACGCCGCAGTAGTACGCCCCGGCGAAACCAAGTACGGGACGGACGAACCAGATCCAAAACATGTTGACGCCGGGCCTGTCGAGGCCGAGCGCCCGGTAGTCCGCCACCAGCTGGTCCTCCGGCATTCCGAGGCGGCGGTGGTGCACCAGGTGCTCCGCGCGCATCTGCGCGACGGTACAGAAGAACGGGAGGCCGTAAAGGAACTCCAGCCGGTCGTTCCAACTGCGCTTCCGGAAGAGGTTGTAGTGCGACGCCTCGTGGAGCAGGGCCTCGCTGAGGGCGAATTGGAAGGCGCCGATCAACCAGGCCGCCACCGGGTAGAGGTACCAACGATCCAACCAGAGGGCGACCGTGATGACAGCGGCGATAGCGGCCCAGTCTCGGCCGATGGCCAGGAAGCCACGGAGGTTGCTGCGCTGGACGAACTGCTGGGGTGTGCTGGACACGAACGGACCTCTCGAAAATGACCCGCCTTCGGCAATCCTTCAGGGGACTCTAGCACCAAGTGGCCCACGCGGCGCCTGAACGCAGTGGGCCCGCCCCGTCCGACCTCGAGCCCGGACTGTTCAGCATCGGGCACGATGTTGAATTGTAGGCATTCCCGGGAACCACATGACTGGTACATTGCCTGCCGCTTTTGTTTGTTTTTCAGGAACAGATGGGAGGATATTCATGCGAACGATCATGACCAGAATCCATCGGATTCTTTCCTTGCTGCTCTGGGGAAGCATCCTCTGTGTCCCCGGGTGTCTGGACAGCGCCCGGGACAACGGCGCGTCGCCGGAAGGGACGGTACAGCTCCGGAGCGAGCAGGGCATGAGCGGTGTGACCGCTCAAGCCGGTGGCAACGTCTTCCTCATCGGAAGCGGCATCTATGACATCACCGGCCCGGCCGGAGAGATCACGATGATGGGCTTCGCCGTATCGGAACAGAAGACCGCCGGCATCCACATGAGGCTGCGGTCACGGGCGTTCGTCATCGGAGACGGTGCCAGGCGGGTCGTCTTCGTCAGCGCCGATCTGGGCCAGCTCTTCCAGATGGTCAAACTCAAAGTGAGTGAGAAGATCGCGGCCAATGCCGAGCTCGCGCCGTATTACAACACGAAGAACGTCCTCCTGTCGGCGACGCATACCCACAGCGGCCCCGGGGGTTACTCAGGGTATTTCCTGTATGACGCGACCGTCAACGGCTTCGTGAAACAGAATTTCGACGCCATCGTGGACGGCATCTACCAGTCCATCCTGCGTGCCCATCACAACGTGAAGCCCGGCAGGATCCTCGTCAACGAAGGAACGATCGAGGGCGTCGGCGGGAACCGCGCGGTGGAAGCCTACAACAACAACCCCGCGGCGGAGCGGGCCCGGTATGACGGCCTCACGGACAAGACCATGACGCTCCTGAAGCTCGTCGGCCTCGATGGCGAGGAGATCGGCATGGTGAACTGGTACGCGGTGCATCCGGACAGCATCGGCCCCGAAAACAAGTTGATCAGCGGCGACAACAAGGGCTGGGCGTCGTACCTCTTCGAGAAGGACAAGGGGGCGGATTACCTGGCCTCCAAGACGTTCGTGGCCGCGTTCGCCCAGGCCAACGCTGGCGACGTGACGCCGAACATCGGGTTCGGCCAGGCGCCCCCCGATTTGACGTTCGAAAAGAACAAGAGCCTGGAGAACGCCACCCTCAAGCAATACAACAAGGCGAAAGAGCTTTACGACGGCGCGACGAGGGAGCTGACCGGCTCGGTGGATTTCCGTCACGAGTGGGTGGACATGCGGACGCTCTACGTCGCTTCCGCGGGAACCACGACTTGCGCGGCCGGCATGGGGGCTTCCTTCTCGGCCGGCAGCCCATATGACAATCCGAGCCCCTCGCCACTCTTCCCGAACGGGACCACGGTGGACAGCGTGCAGTGGAGCGAGGGCTCCGGCAAGGCGGCGCTCTTCCAACTGCTGGGCGGCGTCTTCGCCTTCGCCTGGCCGGCGACCACCGACGCGGCGTACAAGCAGTGCCATGCGGAAAAACCGGTGCTGATACCGACCGGCGTGGCGGGCCTCAACATCAACGGTCCGACCATGACCCCGCAGATCATGCCCCTCCAGGTCTTGAAAATCGGAAACCTGGCCATCGTCGCCGTCCCCACCGAGGTAACCACCATGTCGGGCCGCCGCCTGGAGAACACGGTGAAGACGGAGCTCGCGAGCGTCGGCGTCGATACGGCGGTCATCGCCGGGCTCTCCAACTCGTACGCGTCCTACCTGGCCACCCGGGAGGAGTACGCCCTGCAGTGGTATGAGGGAGCCTGCACGCAGTTCGGCCCGAACGAGCTGGCCGCCTTCCAGCAGGAGTATGCCAGGCTCAGCAAGGCCATCGTCAACGGCACCGACGTCGCGGCCGGCCCCACGCCCGAGGACGTGACGGGCCAGACGGTCGATCTGACCCCGAAGGTGGTGCTGGACGACAAGCCGCTCGACAAGGACTTCGGGAGCGTGATCACCCAGCCGGCCGCGAGCTATGCGAGGGGAAGCCTGGTGACCGTGCAGTACTGGGGCGGACATCCGAACAACAATCTCCAGACACAGGGCTCGTTCCTGGCGGTCGAGAAACGGGTGAACGACACCTGGGTCGCGATCGCGTGGGACTGGGATCCGGAAACGACCTACCGATGGGAACGCAACGGCATCTCCTACTCCAAGATCACCATCACCTGGGACACGAAG
Above is a window of Cystobacter fuscus DNA encoding:
- a CDS encoding WD40/YVTN/BNR-like repeat-containing protein: MRTFFLCALLAAAPSPPVSLKAGAAESGEEVSLTINGVGVPARVEAGIYLFGKLSVPSHPLRALLLRSTDGGAHWTEVLPAEEHSEVLFVRFVGCQGRALVGWSTEGPGQLTLFATSDCGATWKRRGRLPKAVWSEWPEQMDWKDGQRGTVWLTDANEENAPARAIATSDGGRTWSNLEQPPRVPPPEPPLEARGPTGVLWKVTPEERTIRVERQENGAPPEVRVLLPVSWRREGKKLVPAG
- a CDS encoding MGH1-like glycoside hydrolase domain-containing protein; translation: MPSPRSRPRRPSRRGVRVATTLLIAATAGVTAGTAWAINAPTVYARNPTAGTSFLNHTALLGGINDKPWFEANIPFLEVPDAQIQAVYYYRWQTYKEHLVYTGAEYGYLSNEFLTPVFYGAPYGGIVAAAGHHINEGRWLRDQQYVKDVINYWLAGPGQFPKPMIESVNPNTSDWAHEYSFWAASSVWQHYLVTGDKAFAIGQLPNLIKQYRGWDNQFNSALGLYWQVPVWDATELTPASYESPDPYHGGPGYRPTINAYQYGDARAIAQLATLAGDSTTATEYNNRASALKTATRARLWDPNRSFFFHMHRDNNPGNTLLGTREEHGFVPWMFHLPQASDSAAFAQLLDPQGFASPYGPTTVERRSKWFNHEASKGCCRWIGPSWPYETSQTLTGLANLLIDYPAQTTITPAHYVSLLRGYALTQYKNGVPYVAEAHDADTDKWIYDGGGHSEDYNHSTYNDNVISGLIGVRGQADNTLTIRPLAPASWDYFALENLPYHGHNVTVLWDRLGTRYDQGVGLHLYVDGVKVASQTGLGAVTINVGAPLMQSNGGGKVNFAANGQRIANKAQPFASYTFGGAGDNAWNAIDGLIFRNGIPQNTRWTTYATTQASDFFGVKFQHPVTTSDVRLYFYDDGGGVRTPRSYDLQYWTGSAWASVPNQTRTPAEPTATTVNQITFPPLTTTQLRVVAPNAGGGTGWGLSEFEAWSAPVFLLQNVNSDKLLAVSSASQDPSANVQQYADNGTLDHQWELVDAGGGWFKVVNLNSGLVLAVRNASKALSAQIQQSPDSGTSEQHWRFVDAGSGQFKIVNRNSGLVLGVDGMSKSDSANVVQFSDNGTQDHLWRMEPAWQPQLFTDDFEGNTASQWSPQQGTWSLCRPVSYEYCATGTGENLALAGNAGWRAYTMDASVLANGAPLNAGIALVARAQDASHYYQAEFKRTSAGYEWTVSKNDGGTWTVLASGPYTWPSGAGKYMNIRFSVQGDTLTLGVWQPGGTWQTLGTGRDAQYTSGRMGLRTWGGLTGSFDIVHVHAG
- a CDS encoding AMP-binding protein; the protein is MSEALMSATQEAQYKRISQISLGGIIHRSALRWPEKTALVEGKLELSYAELDRRSNAFAHYLLAQGLPRGARIAMLCGNSAQMITAFIGIYKAGLVWVPINTGLAVDAIRYILEHSEATHIVIDTEFLVEPEPRAMLDALGTHIIVCVPEGQASPGGNTAAFLDTLKGQHLTPPEVDIESGQLSQIMYTSGTTGQQKGVMHSHESVHAALSGNLFELGLRPSDSTLCVLPMFHCAQHAVSMSFLLAGGTVVVRRAFEPGAMLATIEQRGITILLGLPIMYGAMLAHPTRLATKLSSLRLCLYVMAPMARTLLLELIEKFCPGGFALASGQTEMYPATTIFKPEQQLKRFGSYWGETVVTNETAIMNDEGRLLGRGEVGEIVHRGPNVMLGYYKDPEATARAFAFGWHHTGDLGVFDSDGQLLFVDRKKDMIKTGGENVPSIKVEEVLLRHPAVLQVAVVGLPHPRWSEAVTGFVVLKPGASATVADIIDHCRQNLGGFEVPKSIVLLPTMPQTTTGKAQKFVLRQQYKRHYGDVNGAT
- a CDS encoding NRAMP family divalent metal transporter; the encoded protein is MRQTRTLATPEQGFARSRRSSLLAAIFLMATSAIGPGFITQTATFTATTGAAFAFGILASVLIDFVVQVNIWRMITVTRMRASDLANAAIPGSGHVLAVLVIFGGLVFNVGNIAGSGLGLNAMLGLDVKWGGLLSALLAIGIFSSKRAGVAVDRLIIVLGVVMVVLTAFVAFVSNPPLGEALRQTVWPDTINFATITTIVGGTVGGYITYSGAHRLLDKGTVGIENLEAVTQGALKGIAVTGLMRYVLFLAVLGVVASGVAIDVSGKNANPAAQAFQAAGGQIGLRVFGLILWAAAITSVIGAAYTSMSFINTFKKDVTETGRNRATVVFILISLAVFMALGMAPAALLVFAGGFNGLVLPLGLSIFMSVGWKRADLMGGYRYPRWLLVLGTLTCALTWWMGYKSIGPIFAFLSM